tcttctttttatcctatttgattttcagttgcttggggacaagcaacaatttaagtttggtgttgtgatgagcggataatttatacgctttttggcattgtttttaggtagtttttagcaagttcaagctacttttagggatgttttcattagtttttatgttaaattcacatttctggactttactatgagtttgtgtgtttttctgtgatttcaggtaaattctggctgaaattgagggatttgagcaaaactctgaaaaaggctgacaaaaggactgctgatgttgttggattctgacctccctgcactcgaaatggattttctggagctacagaactccaattggcgcgctctcaacggcgttggaaagtagacatccagggctttccagcaatatataatagtccatgctttattcaaagattgacgacgtaacttggcgttgaacgccaagttcatgctgctgtctggagttaaacgccagaaaaacgtcatgatccggagttgaacgcccaaaacacgtcataactcgaagttcaactccaagagaagcctcagctcgtggattgatcaagctcagcccaagcatacaccaagtgggctccggaagtggatttatacatcaaatacttactcatgtaaaccctagtagctagtctagtatatataggacacttatctattgtattagacatctttggtctcagttttgttttattcttcatcttaggagatcattgatcacgttttgggggctggccattcggccatgcctgaaccctttgcttatgtattttcaatggtggagtttctgcacaccatagattaagggtgtggggctctgctgtacctcaagtattaatgaaattctatcttcttttattcaaatgctatcttagttttattccaagatattcattcgtacccaagaacatgatgaatgtgatgagttagataaccctcattattattctcacttatgaacgcgcgtgattgacaaccacttccgttctacatgcaaccgagcttgaatgtgtatctcttagattccccaacagaatcttcgtggtataagctagatagatggcggcatttatgaggatccggaaagtccaaccttgtctgtggtgttccgagtaggatcctgggaatccggaaagtctaaccttgtctgtggtattccgagtaggattccggtaatgaatgactgtgacgtgcttcaaacttgcaagtgctgggcgttagtgacagacgcaaaagaatcaagggattctattccagtaggcgcgggaaccaaccagtgattagctgtactgtgacagagtgcgtgagcattagttttcactgcgaggatgggatgtagccatcaaccatgggtgatgcctccagactgattagctgtgcgagtgacagctgcataggatattttcccgagaggattgaaagtagccaccgctgatggtgaacccctatacaaagcttgccatggaaaggagtaagaaggattgagtagaagcagtaggagagcaggcgtctttgagctctacagcatctccatccacttatctgaaattcccaccaatgaatctgcataagtattctatcccttttattatgtattttctctttattttataatttattccaataatcacaattaccctttaatctccataactgagatttacaaggtgaccatagcttgcttcataccaacaatctctgtgggatcgacccttactcacgtaaggtattacttggacgacccagtacacttgctggttagttgaacggagttgtgaattcagctgctgccccttagaagccttcatctcaaaataattagaacagtgatcacaatttcgtccaccagtgcccaccagacatgttcaatgaatggtTGCAACTACACATTTTCTATGAGGgtctttcttatgaatcaaagaaggcagTAGACCACTCATCCGGGGGATCtctaaacaagaaaaagaccattgaagaagccatagatgtcatcgAGACTGTAGCTAAGAATGACTACTATGCTTCTGAAAGGAGCAACACTCGAGGAGTGATGGAGCTAAACCATATGGATGCACTgttggctcaaaacaagatgatcaccaagcagttagctgaccttaccaagaagatggaagggaaccaagttgcagcagtcactACTTCATCATCAGCTCACGAAGGAGTAAATACAGAGGAAGAGAGTGACTGGAAACAAGCCAACTATATTGGGAACTCACCTAGGCAGGcccatgatccatactctaaAACTTATAATCCtggttggaagaaccacccaaactttgggtggggaaatcaACAAGATCAAAGCCAAGATCAGAGACGTTACAaccccaacaacaatgcaactcacCAGCATTCCATACAGAGATCATATCAACACCCACCCAATAGTACCTCTCAACATCCACATCAAAACCAAAATGGCCCTTCTCACCCCTCCTACCTCAATTCACCATCACCATCCGAAGATAGACTCTCCAGAATTGAGACTCTACTTGAAGGTATATGCAAGGAAGTCCAAGACAACAGAGTGTTCAAGGAAGAAGTGCGAGCTAATATAAAAAACCAGGGAGACACCATCAAGAGGCTGGAGTCTCAAGTGGGATATCTCTCTCAGCAGATTCCCAAGCCTACTGATAGCTTACCAAGTGACACAGAGAAAAACCCGAGAGGTGAAGCAAAGAAGgtaagatgggaagaatgcaagatgGTCACTATAAGTGGTGAGGGGAGTGTGAAAGAAATGAACAAACCATTAGAACACTCTCAAGATATTCCAGTAGAAAAGCAAGAAGAGAGTGACCAAGAAACCAACCCCACACAAAGGAAAGAGCTAAGGGAGAAGGAGATTAtgaacccatatgcacctttTTCCCAAAGACTCAAGGGGGGTGTAAAAAGGAGAGTGTACTCAAAGTTCCTCGAcatgtttgcatctctccatGTAAACATACCATTCATCAAGGCTCTCCAACAAATGCCCTCATACATTAAATGTATGAAAGAGCTGCTGACCAAAAAAAATTCACTAAAGGGAGGGCAAACAATAGTGATGAATAAGGAGtgcagtgctctcattcaaaCAGAGTTTCCTACAAAAAAGAAGGACCTAGGGAGTTTTCACATCTCTTGTGCTATAGGAGAAATAATGATTAATAAGGAACTCTGTGACCTGGGTGCAAGCATCAACTCAATGCCTTTATCCCTCATGAAGAAGCTTCAAATCAATGAGCTAATGTCCACGGATGTAATCATCAagttggctgacaaaactcaaaaacaagcaataggagtggttgaaAACGTGTTGGTGAAGGTTGGGAACTACTTCCTTCCCACAGACTTTGTTATCTTGGAGATGGAAGAGAGTCACCTCCATCCAATCATTttgggaagaccattcctagccacaggcAGAGCACTTATAGATGTGGAGCAAGGAGAGATAATTCTGAGGATACATGATGAACAACTCACCTTCAATGTCTTCAAACCCTCACAAGAAGCAGATCAAGAAAACAAGGAATCAAGGAAGGATCACAATAAGGTATTGGTGGAAGAAACAAGCACAGAAACACAAACAATACACCTGAGAATCCCTTTGGTTGACAAACAATACAGTCAAAA
Above is a genomic segment from Arachis stenosperma cultivar V10309 chromosome 1, arast.V10309.gnm1.PFL2, whole genome shotgun sequence containing:
- the LOC130979816 gene encoding uncharacterized protein LOC130979816, translating into MFNEWLQLHIFYEGLSYESKKAVDHSSGGSLNKKKTIEEAIDVIETVAKNDYYASERSNTRGVMELNHMDALQAHDPYSKTYNPGWKNHPNFGWGNQQDQSQDQRRYNPNNNATHQHSIQRSYQHPPNSTSQHPHQNQNGPSHPSYLNSPSPSEDRLSRIETLLEGICKEVQDNRVFKEEVRANIKNQGDTIKRLESQVGYLSQQIPKPTDSLPSDTEKNPRGEAKKVRWEECKMVTISGEGSVKEMNKPLEHSQDIPVEKQEESDQETNPTQRKELREKEIMNPYAPFSQRLKGGVKRRVYSKFLDMFASLHVNIPFIKALQQMPSYIKCMKELLTKKNSLKGGQTIVMNKECSALIQTEFPTKKKDLGSFHISCAIGEIMINKELCDLGASINSMPLSLMKKLQINELMSTDVIIKLADKTQKQAIGVVENVLVKVGNYFLPTDFVILEMEESHLHPIILGRPFLATGRALIDVEQGEIILRIHDEQLTFNVFKPSQEADQENKESRKDHNKVLVEETSTETQTIHLRIPLVDKQYSQKAQ